In Haladaptatus cibarius D43, the sequence CCGATTCCTCATCGGAAGCGTCGCGGAACGCGTCGTCCGTACTTGCCCGACGCCCGTGATGACTGTCCGGCAACTCGACCCCGGCGAGGCGTGACCAAAGTTTATATCATCCGGCTGCAATTTTTGCGGTATGTCCGCTATCGAATTGGACGGCGTCGCCAAACGATTCGGGAACGTCGTCGCCCTCCGAAACCTCTCCCTCACCGTGGAGGAAGGAGAAGTGTTCGGCTTCCTCGGCCCGAACGGGGCGGGGAAATCGACAACTATCGACATTCTTCTCGATTACGTCCGCCCGACCAACGGAACCGCTCGCGTGTTCGGTTACGATGCACAGCACGAGACGCGCCGAGTTCACGAACGTATCGGGGTGCTACCCGATGGCTATCGTACCTACGACTATCTAACCGCCCGACAGCACCTCGAATTCATCGCCGAATCTCGGGGTGTTGACAGCGACCCGGACGAACTGCTTCGGCGGGTCGGCATCCCCGATGCCGCAGACCGGCGGACGGAAGGGTTTTCAAAGGGAATGACACAGCGACTCGTTCTCGGAATGGCGCTCGTCGGCGACCCCGATCTGCTCATTCTCGACGAACCGACGACGGGACTCGACCCGAACGGGGCACTCGCCATGCGCGAAATCATCCGCGAGGAGCGTGACCGAGGAACGACCGTCTTCTTCTCAAGCCACATTCTGGAACAGGTCGAAGCGGTCTGTGACCGAGTCGCCATCCTGCAAAGCGGCGAGTTAGTCACGGTAGACACCATCGACGGTCTTCGACAGACGGTGCAAACCGATGCAACGCTCACCGTACAGGTAGACCGCTACTCCGCGGAAACCATCGATAACGTGCGGGGTATCGACGGGGTGGCGCAGGTTTCGGCCGACGGAACGACGGTTGTGGTCGCGTGCAGCGAGCGAGCGAAGAAAACCGTCCTCGATACCATCGAAGCCACTGGCAGTACAATCGAGAATTTCGATACGGACGAGGCGTCACTGGAAGAACTGTTCGCTACCTACACTGCAGAGGTGTCGGCATGAACTGGCGCGTGTTAGCGAAGAAGGATTTCTTGGATTCCTACCGGAAATGGTCGCTCGGAACCGCGGCCGTCGCGTTCGTCATTTTCCTCACCGTGCCGGTGTATATGGGAATGAGCGGGAACAGCACGCCCGGCGACGCCGACTTTTTCAGTGCGGTCGGCTTCGTCGTCTTTCTGGTTCCGCTGGCAGCGCTCATGATGAGCTACGATGCAATCGCCGGGGAGCGCGAGTTAGGGAGCCTCAAACTGCTCCTCGCACAGCCCTACACCCGCCGCGATGTCGTCGCGGGAATCGCCGCCGGAAGGGCGATGGTCGTCGGAACGGCGACGTGTATCGGCATTTTCGTTGCAACCGTCGTGTTTCTGGCGTTCGATGGGGGATTCTCAATTGCGAGTTACATCGTGTTTATCGTCCTCGTCTGTCTCCTCGCGGCGGCGTATTCGGGAGCAGCAGTCTGTTTTTCGGCGGTATCACCGACGAGTAATCGCGCGATGGCGACGAGCGTCGGTTTCTTCATGTTGACGCTGATTGGCTGGTCGTCCATTCCACAACTGTTCCGATACGTATTGAACGGCTTTTCGACGCCCCGCGGTGGACGCCCGGAGTGGGCGAGTTTCATCGACAGCCTGAGTCCGATTCAGGCGTATTCGACCGGCATCGATACTGTCGTACACTCGAATGGGACAGTCGGGTCGTTTTACGAGACTGGCTGGTTCGCAATTCTCGTTCTCATCGCGTGGGCTGTTATCCCCGTCGTGTTTGGCTATCTGAAGTTCAATCAAACAGATCTCTGATTGCTCAAGAAGGGGAACCGTCGTCACCAAAAATTCCACCGTCACTGGAACAGCACGTACTATTTAGAATAATATTTATTAGTTTATAAGAAAATAATAAGCGGGAGAGAGTTGTTGTATAATTGCTAAATGGTTAGAGACAACCAAACAGAAAAATCGGACAATTCGAGATTCGAAACGAGCGGTTCGCGGCGGGACTTTTTGGTGAAGTCGGGCGCGGCACTCGCGGCAACGACGGTCGGATTCACAGGAACCGGGGCAGCAAGCGGAGAGGATTCGTCGTACACGATTCGAACCGGAACCGAGGAAGAAACTGACGTGTACGTAACGGAATCCGGTGAACCCGGCCCGACGGCAGTCGTCGTCGGCGGCATTCACGGCAACGAGGAAAGCGGCTATCGCGCGGCGGACGACGTTGCGACGTGGTCGGTCGATAGAGGAACACTGGTGGTGATTCCGCGGGCGAACCCGGTCGCCATCGAGCGCGGGACGTATTCGAACGATAACGGCAACCTAAACCGAAAATTCACTCCCGGAAAGGAACCGAGAACCGCGCTCGCCAGAGCGATTTGGAGCGCCATCGACAGACACAATCCGAAAACGGTGCTCAACCTTCACAGTTCGAAGGGACTCTACCGAGAATCGGACGGCCCTGACGGCGACGGACAAGCCATCTACCCCACGCTTTCGGAAGGTGCGGACGTGGACGCGACGATGACGGCAAAGTACATGAACGAGCATCATCTGGACGACTCGTTCCCCGAATATTACGAGTTCAAACGCGGGAACCTCATCGACGGCGACCACCCGTTGTTGATTCACAAAGTCTTCGCGGACATGTACATCCCCGGCTACATCGTGGAGACGACGCGATACGGAACTGACCTCGACACGCGCGTCAACTGGACGCTCAACATGGTTCGCCACCTGCTTCGACGAAACGGAATGGACAGGACGTACGAGTAGGCGAGAAAAAACGTCTCGCCCGCAGAACCGGGAACTCTTTGCGTCGCGCACCAGAGAAGAGGTATGAAAGATTGGGTTATCGACGACGACAACCTCT encodes:
- a CDS encoding ABC transporter ATP-binding protein — protein: MSAIELDGVAKRFGNVVALRNLSLTVEEGEVFGFLGPNGAGKSTTIDILLDYVRPTNGTARVFGYDAQHETRRVHERIGVLPDGYRTYDYLTARQHLEFIAESRGVDSDPDELLRRVGIPDAADRRTEGFSKGMTQRLVLGMALVGDPDLLILDEPTTGLDPNGALAMREIIREERDRGTTVFFSSHILEQVEAVCDRVAILQSGELVTVDTIDGLRQTVQTDATLTVQVDRYSAETIDNVRGIDGVAQVSADGTTVVVACSERAKKTVLDTIEATGSTIENFDTDEASLEELFATYTAEVSA
- a CDS encoding ABC transporter permease subunit; this encodes MNWRVLAKKDFLDSYRKWSLGTAAVAFVIFLTVPVYMGMSGNSTPGDADFFSAVGFVVFLVPLAALMMSYDAIAGERELGSLKLLLAQPYTRRDVVAGIAAGRAMVVGTATCIGIFVATVVFLAFDGGFSIASYIVFIVLVCLLAAAYSGAAVCFSAVSPTSNRAMATSVGFFMLTLIGWSSIPQLFRYVLNGFSTPRGGRPEWASFIDSLSPIQAYSTGIDTVVHSNGTVGSFYETGWFAILVLIAWAVIPVVFGYLKFNQTDL
- a CDS encoding M14 family metallopeptidase is translated as MVRDNQTEKSDNSRFETSGSRRDFLVKSGAALAATTVGFTGTGAASGEDSSYTIRTGTEEETDVYVTESGEPGPTAVVVGGIHGNEESGYRAADDVATWSVDRGTLVVIPRANPVAIERGTYSNDNGNLNRKFTPGKEPRTALARAIWSAIDRHNPKTVLNLHSSKGLYRESDGPDGDGQAIYPTLSEGADVDATMTAKYMNEHHLDDSFPEYYEFKRGNLIDGDHPLLIHKVFADMYIPGYIVETTRYGTDLDTRVNWTLNMVRHLLRRNGMDRTYE